The Bacillus carboniphilus genome contains a region encoding:
- the modA gene encoding molybdate ABC transporter substrate-binding protein, translated as MKYKWLKLFVMGISFAFILVGCRSNDGKTVITVAAATSLVDSLEEIEIEFEKEHPEIDILCHYASTGSLRKQIEQGAPIDVFLSASETDYQLLVEQGLLEEGELLLHNSLVVVAGEESSIRSLNEFAKSDGKIAIGNPSFVPVGVYGERALINLKLLEDFQERLVYGKDVKHVKTLVEQGASEVAIVYASEVKESDHLQVIEELPSSLYPPINYYTAIVVDNKKNDEANTFMQFLLEKQAQTLFAENGFIIKEKE; from the coding sequence ATGAAGTATAAGTGGCTGAAATTGTTTGTAATGGGTATATCTTTTGCATTTATACTAGTCGGTTGTCGTTCGAATGATGGAAAAACAGTGATCACTGTTGCAGCAGCTACTAGTTTAGTAGATAGTTTAGAGGAGATTGAGATAGAGTTTGAAAAAGAACATCCTGAAATCGATATTCTCTGTCATTATGCTTCTACTGGTTCCTTACGTAAACAAATCGAACAAGGTGCACCAATTGATGTTTTCTTATCAGCTTCAGAAACGGATTATCAGCTTTTAGTGGAACAAGGGTTGCTTGAAGAAGGAGAGCTGTTACTTCATAATTCATTAGTCGTTGTGGCAGGAGAGGAATCATCTATTCGATCTTTAAATGAATTTGCTAAAAGTGATGGAAAGATTGCGATTGGGAACCCCAGTTTTGTACCAGTTGGTGTGTATGGTGAAAGAGCGCTCATTAACTTAAAGTTATTGGAAGATTTTCAGGAACGACTGGTTTATGGTAAAGATGTCAAGCATGTAAAGACACTCGTTGAGCAAGGAGCAAGTGAAGTGGCCATTGTCTATGCCAGTGAGGTGAAGGAATCAGATCATCTGCAAGTAATAGAGGAGCTTCCAAGTAGCTTATATCCTCCTATAAACTATTATACAGCAATAGTAGTAGACAATAAGAAAAATGATGAGGCGAATACCTTTATGCAGTTTCTTTTAGAAAAACAAGCCCAAACATTATTTGCGGAAAACGGATTTATAATAAAAGAGAAAGAGTGA
- a CDS encoding MFS transporter, translated as MARINEWNPEDTHFWETEGKKHARRNLWISVFALMLAFIVWQIWSVTAVRLNDVGFNLTQNQLFTLAALPGLVGATLRIFFTFMPGVIGGRNWTVISTGVLLIPAIGIGFAVQNPDTSFATLAILAALCGLGGGNFSSSMANISPFFPTKEKGTANGINAGLGNLGVSVVQLVTPAIIFVPWLGMIFGGSQTLPDGSEIFIQNAAFVWVLPIIIMTILAFFGMDNLPNTRQSFKEQADMFKEKHTWIMAWLYTMCFGSFIGYSAAFPLLIKSEFPETGAAGLAFLGPLLGAAFRPVGGWISDKLGSGALVTFWDTILMLAATGSVIYFLNIDSYIGFLISFLILFFATGIANGSTFRMVPFIFTGEKARLAAPILGFIAAIAAYGAFLIPKIFGWSVESTGSADFALYLFLGYYFISLIICWWYYSRKNAEIKC; from the coding sequence ATGGCTAGAATTAATGAATGGAATCCTGAAGATACACATTTTTGGGAAACAGAGGGGAAGAAACACGCTAGAAGAAACCTTTGGATTTCAGTTTTTGCACTTATGTTAGCATTTATTGTATGGCAAATTTGGTCTGTTACAGCCGTACGCCTAAACGATGTAGGGTTCAATTTGACACAAAATCAACTATTCACACTTGCGGCATTACCTGGTTTAGTTGGGGCAACGCTCCGCATATTTTTTACATTCATGCCTGGAGTAATAGGAGGTCGGAACTGGACCGTCATTAGTACGGGCGTTCTATTAATTCCAGCAATAGGAATTGGATTTGCCGTTCAAAATCCAGATACTTCTTTTGCAACGTTGGCGATCCTCGCTGCATTATGTGGATTAGGTGGAGGTAATTTCTCTTCTTCTATGGCTAATATTAGCCCTTTCTTTCCTACTAAAGAGAAAGGAACAGCCAATGGTATTAATGCAGGTTTAGGAAACCTAGGGGTCAGTGTTGTCCAGCTTGTTACACCTGCTATCATTTTCGTTCCTTGGTTAGGAATGATCTTTGGTGGTTCTCAAACATTACCAGATGGTAGTGAAATTTTCATTCAAAATGCAGCGTTTGTGTGGGTACTCCCAATTATTATCATGACCATTCTTGCATTCTTTGGTATGGATAACCTACCAAATACAAGACAATCATTTAAAGAGCAAGCGGATATGTTTAAAGAGAAACATACTTGGATCATGGCCTGGTTATACACCATGTGTTTTGGTTCTTTTATCGGTTATTCGGCAGCCTTTCCACTTTTAATTAAAAGTGAATTTCCCGAAACAGGTGCTGCAGGTTTAGCATTTTTAGGTCCATTACTTGGAGCCGCATTTAGACCTGTTGGTGGTTGGATTTCTGATAAACTCGGAAGCGGTGCACTCGTGACTTTCTGGGATACAATCCTTATGTTAGCCGCTACTGGTAGTGTTATCTACTTTTTAAATATTGACAGCTATATCGGCTTTTTAATCTCATTCCTTATTCTCTTTTTTGCAACAGGTATAGCCAATGGATCTACATTCCGAATGGTACCATTTATTTTCACAGGAGAAAAAGCACGCCTAGCTGCTCCGATATTAGGATTCATTGCAGCTATTGCTGCTTATGGGGCTTTCTTAATCCCTAAAATTTTTGGATGGTCCGTTGAATCGACTGGTTCAGCAGACTTTGCACTTTACCTCTTCTTAGGTTATTATTTCATAAGCTTAATCATTTGTTGGTGGTACTATTCTCGTAAAAATGCTGAAATTAAATGTTAG
- the moaD gene encoding molybdopterin converting factor subunit 1: MIKVLLFAHLQEQIGSSHITIKESFSNVKEIKEYLINKYNLPHLNGVMVAKNEEYAFDDTKVNSGDVIAFIPPVSGG; encoded by the coding sequence ATGATAAAGGTATTGTTGTTTGCTCATTTACAAGAACAAATTGGATCTTCTCACATAACAATTAAAGAAAGTTTTAGCAATGTGAAAGAAATAAAAGAGTATTTGATTAATAAGTATAACCTACCTCATTTAAATGGAGTAATGGTGGCTAAAAATGAGGAGTATGCTTTTGATGATACGAAGGTGAATAGTGGCGATGTGATTGCTTTTATTCCACCTGTTAGTGGCGGGTAA
- a CDS encoding molybdenum cofactor biosynthesis protein MoaE codes for MLEDQEGQSHFVQERKLDRVKRYEIIDGPIDTGEVIKKVVCNEAGAITTFIGTVREWTKGKRTLYLEYQAYISMAEKKLKQIGDEVESRWPGVKVAITHRIGRLEISDIAVVIAVSSPHRKVAYEANQFIIERIKEIVPIWKKEHWENGELWIGDQLEITPLVVEGEEKR; via the coding sequence TTGCTAGAGGACCAAGAAGGGCAATCTCATTTTGTTCAAGAAAGAAAGTTAGATAGAGTGAAAAGGTACGAAATAATTGATGGACCTATTGATACAGGTGAAGTGATTAAAAAGGTTGTTTGTAATGAGGCGGGAGCTATTACTACGTTTATCGGTACGGTTAGAGAATGGACAAAAGGGAAACGAACTTTATATTTAGAATACCAAGCTTACATTTCTATGGCTGAAAAAAAATTAAAGCAAATCGGAGATGAAGTTGAATCTAGGTGGCCAGGTGTGAAAGTGGCAATCACTCATCGTATTGGTCGTTTAGAAATATCGGATATTGCCGTTGTTATAGCTGTCTCTTCACCTCATCGAAAAGTAGCCTATGAAGCAAATCAATTTATAATAGAAAGAATAAAAGAAATCGTACCAATCTGGAAGAAGGAACATTGGGAGAATGGAGAGCTGTGGATTGGTGATCAACTAGAGATAACGCCATTAGTAGTGGAAGGTGAGGAAAAAAGATGA
- the modB gene encoding molybdate ABC transporter permease subunit codes for MINDFWYPVQFSLIVAILATVITFFLAIWVSYTIISKKLKGENIIESFIMLPLVLPPSVLGFILLNVFGIHSPFGKITMFLFNETILFSKYAAVIAATIVAFPLMYQAAKTGFKNVEGEIEEAAKIDGATNGKVFLYVTLPLASKTLMMGVILSFTRALGEFGATLMFAGNIRGKTETLSTAIYVAIESGETLRAWQYASISISLSLLFLVMIKRLEDRY; via the coding sequence ATGATAAATGACTTCTGGTATCCGGTTCAATTTTCACTTATCGTGGCCATTTTAGCTACAGTCATCACTTTTTTCCTAGCCATATGGGTTTCTTATACGATCATTTCGAAGAAATTAAAGGGAGAGAATATAATAGAGTCATTTATTATGCTCCCTTTAGTTCTTCCTCCTTCTGTTCTTGGGTTTATATTATTAAATGTCTTCGGAATCCATAGCCCTTTTGGGAAAATCACAATGTTCCTTTTTAATGAAACTATATTATTTTCAAAGTATGCGGCTGTGATTGCAGCTACTATTGTGGCCTTTCCTTTGATGTATCAAGCGGCTAAGACTGGGTTTAAAAATGTGGAAGGTGAGATTGAAGAAGCAGCAAAAATAGATGGTGCTACGAATGGAAAGGTTTTTTTATATGTGACTTTGCCATTAGCCTCAAAAACCTTGATGATGGGGGTCATTTTAAGTTTTACGAGAGCGTTAGGGGAGTTTGGAGCGACTTTAATGTTTGCTGGAAATATTCGTGGGAAAACAGAAACCCTTTCAACTGCGATCTATGTTGCAATCGAGTCTGGTGAAACCTTAAGAGCATGGCAATATGCGAGTATTAGTATAAGTTTGTCGTTATTATTTCTTGTGATGATCAAGAGATTAGAAGATAGATATTAG
- the moaC gene encoding cyclic pyranopterin monophosphate synthase MoaC: MTNFTHFNQQGRAKMVDISNKQETVRLAKAHSSIFVNKEIYEQIINLELHKGDVLAVAQVAGVMAAKQTSSIIPMCHLIAINGVNIEFNWEEKNESQFQLHITVEVKTKGNTGVEMEALTVASVTALTVYDMCKAVDKGMIIGETSLLEKSGGVNGDFKRQ; encoded by the coding sequence ATGACAAATTTTACCCATTTCAACCAACAAGGTCGAGCAAAAATGGTCGATATATCAAATAAACAAGAAACGGTTCGTTTGGCCAAAGCTCACTCTAGTATTTTTGTGAATAAAGAAATTTATGAACAAATCATCAATCTAGAACTACATAAAGGAGATGTATTAGCCGTTGCTCAAGTTGCTGGGGTTATGGCTGCAAAACAAACGTCTTCAATTATTCCGATGTGTCATCTAATTGCTATTAATGGTGTAAATATCGAGTTTAACTGGGAAGAAAAGAATGAGTCACAGTTCCAACTTCATATAACAGTTGAAGTGAAAACGAAAGGAAATACAGGTGTGGAAATGGAAGCATTAACAGTTGCGTCAGTTACTGCACTTACGGTTTATGATATGTGTAAAGCAGTTGATAAAGGGATGATTATTGGTGAAACGAGTCTTTTAGAAAAATCAGGAGGGGTCAACGGAGACTTTAAAAGGCAATAA
- the mobB gene encoding molybdopterin-guanine dinucleotide biosynthesis protein B, which produces MIILQVVGYKNSGKTRLSSYFIREGTAEGFKVGSIKHHAHGTPDIIEETDSAKHMKSGAEIAGVYGGGRLDLSIMNEEFSIARLAECYEKMGINLLIIEGFKQESYPKVVLLREDNDLQILQDVKNVVAVVCNNGCDTITNAQWPSFQSSDLKNISLWYATFLKSPPSVK; this is translated from the coding sequence TTGATTATACTTCAAGTTGTAGGTTATAAAAATAGCGGCAAAACAAGACTCTCTTCTTATTTTATACGAGAGGGCACAGCGGAGGGATTTAAGGTAGGTTCGATCAAACATCATGCCCATGGTACTCCAGATATAATAGAAGAAACGGATAGTGCAAAGCATATGAAATCAGGCGCTGAAATTGCAGGTGTTTATGGAGGGGGTAGGTTAGATTTATCCATTATGAACGAGGAATTTTCTATAGCTAGGCTTGCTGAATGTTACGAGAAGATGGGAATCAATCTATTAATTATTGAAGGATTTAAACAAGAATCCTATCCGAAGGTTGTTCTATTACGTGAAGATAATGATCTTCAAATACTTCAAGATGTAAAAAATGTTGTTGCAGTTGTTTGTAACAATGGCTGCGATACCATTACAAATGCTCAATGGCCTTCTTTTCAAAGCAGCGATCTGAAAAATATTTCTCTATGGTATGCAACGTTTTTAAAAAGTCCCCCTTCTGTAAAATAG